Proteins encoded within one genomic window of Polaribacter sp. NJDZ03:
- a CDS encoding helix-turn-helix domain-containing protein, producing the protein MAIENIPEIYIDNTKESLDLFVYDFKMTSDVVKSKVNLGMNMFSFLQVGKKQVHFADTAIAVNKEQSLLLKKGNWLWTELLDTEAIYYCKLFFFSEKKLTDFLSKYTNNVKPYKEESAYFVIENDDYIASFISSLSSKTFDKNSYSTALLSLKFDEIMLYLLDKYDTKFEYYLHSLISKEISPFKKTIESNVDSNLKIEEIAFLCNMSLSTFKRHFTAAYNEPPGKWFQDKRLQKAKKLLQKGTLTPSDIYLDIGYNNLSNFSIAFKNKFGISPTDVSN; encoded by the coding sequence ATGGCAATTGAAAACATCCCAGAGATATACATAGATAACACTAAAGAGAGTTTAGATTTATTTGTGTACGATTTTAAAATGACCAGTGACGTTGTTAAAAGCAAGGTTAATTTAGGGATGAATATGTTTAGTTTTTTACAAGTTGGTAAAAAGCAAGTGCATTTTGCAGATACTGCTATTGCTGTAAATAAAGAACAGTCTTTATTATTAAAAAAAGGAAATTGGCTTTGGACAGAATTACTAGACACAGAAGCTATTTATTACTGCAAACTTTTCTTTTTTTCTGAAAAAAAACTCACTGATTTTTTAAGTAAATACACCAACAATGTAAAACCATATAAAGAAGAATCTGCTTATTTTGTGATAGAAAACGACGATTACATAGCTTCCTTTATCAGCTCTTTATCTTCTAAAACATTTGACAAAAACAGCTATAGCACTGCCCTACTCTCTCTAAAGTTTGATGAAATAATGCTGTATTTATTAGACAAATATGATACTAAATTCGAGTATTATTTACATTCTTTAATCTCTAAAGAAATATCTCCTTTTAAAAAGACCATAGAAAGTAATGTAGATTCTAATTTAAAAATAGAAGAAATTGCTTTTTTGTGTAACATGAGCTTATCAACTTTTAAACGTCATTTTACAGCTGCTTATAACGAACCTCCTGGAAAATGGTTTCAAGACAAACGACTTCAAAAAGCAAAAAAACTACTACAAAAAGGCACCTTAACACCATCTGATATTTACCTAGATATTGGCTATAACAACCTGTCTAACTTTAGTATAGCTTTTAAAAATAAGTTCGGAATAAGCCCAACGGATGTTTCAAACTAA
- a CDS encoding DUF3024 domain-containing protein, with product MQTKIIDINEATIKKYVASLRPEDLEIRNQIDIGYLYKANVVCLFEIRPDWQNPNQMQKIEFARIRFYKTKKIWKLYWMRASGKWELYEPFSESTHLGKIIEIIKEDKHGCFYG from the coding sequence ATGCAAACAAAAATTATAGACATTAATGAAGCTACTATAAAAAAATATGTAGCTTCATTACGTCCGGAAGATTTAGAAATTAGAAACCAAATAGATATTGGTTATCTTTATAAAGCAAATGTTGTCTGCTTATTTGAAATAAGACCAGATTGGCAAAATCCAAATCAAATGCAAAAAATAGAATTTGCTAGAATTAGGTTTTATAAGACTAAAAAAATATGGAAACTATATTGGATGCGAGCAAGCGGAAAATGGGAACTTTATGAACCTTTTTCTGAATCTACACATTTAGGTAAAATTATAGAAATTATAAAAGAAGATAAACACGGTTGCTTTTATGGATAA
- a CDS encoding DUF6503 family protein: MNTTKIILITFSVFFFSCGNKKTNSAVKSDTNTEKATPITFKNKGHELVYNTVQKTGNYQMLAAKKDVVYTYSYQTPDGKTDISTEKYIFDGELSYGEYVKHERTLTELKGKVEQGYDGNEYWLKNNGENITDSVALKRVAFNRPTNFYWFCMIQKLLDPSVEYQYVKAQTIEGTAYDIVKITFDGSNNKPKDIYQLYINKETQMIDQFLFTVMDFAKSDPLLMKLKYEKIDGILIPTQRTYKASNWDAEVTDAPWVHVNWTNIKFNNGLQKAMFKK; encoded by the coding sequence ATGAATACAACCAAAATTATCTTAATCACTTTTAGTGTCTTCTTTTTTTCTTGTGGAAACAAAAAAACAAATTCAGCAGTAAAATCAGATACAAATACAGAGAAAGCAACTCCAATTACCTTTAAAAACAAAGGACACGAATTGGTGTACAATACCGTACAAAAAACGGGAAACTATCAAATGCTTGCTGCTAAAAAAGATGTGGTCTATACCTATTCTTACCAAACGCCAGATGGAAAAACAGATATTTCTACAGAGAAATATATTTTTGATGGAGAACTTTCTTATGGAGAATATGTAAAGCACGAAAGAACATTAACCGAGCTAAAAGGAAAAGTAGAACAAGGATATGATGGAAACGAATATTGGTTAAAAAATAATGGAGAAAACATAACAGATTCAGTAGCCTTAAAAAGAGTTGCTTTTAACAGACCTACCAATTTTTATTGGTTCTGTATGATTCAAAAATTATTAGACCCAAGTGTAGAATATCAATATGTAAAAGCGCAAACAATTGAAGGAACTGCTTATGATATTGTTAAAATAACTTTTGATGGTAGCAATAACAAACCAAAAGACATTTATCAACTATACATAAATAAAGAAACCCAAATGATAGATCAGTTTTTATTTACAGTAATGGATTTTGCAAAATCAGATCCTTTATTAATGAAGTTGAAATATGAAAAAATAGACGGTATCTTAATTCCAACACAACGTACATACAAAGCCTCTAATTGGGATGCAGAAGTTACAGATGCACCATGGGTTCATGTAAATTGGACCAATATTAAATTTAATAATGGCTTGCAAAAAGCGATGTTTAAAAAATAA
- a CDS encoding aldehyde dehydrogenase family protein, with amino-acid sequence MANVTKPVFKEKYGNFIGGKFVDPIKGQYFENRSPVDGKVFTQAARSTEEDINLALDAAHEAFPAWSNTSVTERSNALLKMAQVMEDNLEYLATLETIDNGKPIRESLAADIPYCIDHFRYFAGVIRADEGSISEHDKDTVSIVLHEAVGVVGEIIPWNFPMLMLAWKIAPALAAGCTAVVKPAEQTPTSVIILMELIGDILPAGVLNIVTGFGNEAGAALATSKRIAKLSFTGSTATGRTVLHNAAENIIPVTMELGGKSPNIFFPSVAAQDDEFFSKAIEGALMFALNQGEICTSPSRILVHEDIADRFVEKMQERLKLVKPGNPLDPETMIGSQVSKAQYEKILNYIKIGIEEGAAVLAGGEAGNYDGELAEGYYVQPTVLKGDNKMRVFQEEIFGPVVALTTFKTTEEAIAIANDTPYGLGAGVWSRDAHELYQVPRAIQAGRVWVNQYNTYPAHAPFGGVKESGFGRENHKMALDHYRVVKNMLISYDKKPMGFF; translated from the coding sequence ATGGCAAATGTAACTAAGCCTGTATTTAAAGAAAAATACGGAAATTTTATTGGCGGTAAATTCGTTGACCCAATTAAAGGTCAATATTTCGAAAACAGATCTCCAGTAGACGGAAAAGTATTTACACAAGCAGCACGTTCTACAGAAGAAGATATTAATCTTGCTTTAGATGCAGCACACGAAGCTTTCCCTGCATGGAGTAACACGTCTGTAACAGAACGTAGTAATGCGTTATTAAAGATGGCTCAGGTTATGGAAGATAACTTAGAGTATTTAGCAACTTTAGAAACAATTGATAACGGGAAACCAATTCGTGAATCTCTTGCAGCAGATATTCCTTACTGTATAGATCATTTCCGTTATTTTGCAGGTGTTATTCGTGCTGATGAAGGAAGTATCTCTGAACACGATAAAGACACGGTAAGTATCGTTTTACACGAAGCTGTTGGTGTGGTTGGGGAAATTATCCCTTGGAACTTTCCAATGTTAATGTTAGCTTGGAAAATTGCGCCGGCTTTAGCGGCAGGTTGTACAGCAGTTGTTAAACCAGCAGAACAAACACCTACAAGTGTTATTATATTAATGGAACTTATTGGTGATATTTTACCTGCAGGTGTTTTAAACATTGTAACTGGTTTTGGTAATGAAGCAGGTGCAGCTTTAGCAACCTCTAAACGTATTGCAAAATTATCTTTTACAGGTTCTACAGCAACAGGACGTACAGTATTGCACAATGCAGCAGAAAACATTATTCCTGTAACGATGGAATTAGGTGGTAAATCTCCAAACATTTTCTTTCCATCTGTAGCAGCTCAAGACGATGAGTTCTTTAGCAAAGCTATAGAAGGTGCATTAATGTTTGCTTTAAACCAAGGTGAAATTTGTACATCTCCGTCTCGTATTTTAGTACACGAAGATATTGCAGATCGTTTTGTAGAAAAAATGCAAGAGCGTTTAAAACTAGTAAAACCAGGAAACCCATTAGATCCAGAAACCATGATTGGTTCTCAGGTATCTAAAGCACAATACGAAAAAATACTAAACTATATTAAAATTGGTATTGAAGAAGGTGCTGCTGTTTTAGCAGGTGGTGAAGCTGGTAATTATGATGGTGAATTAGCCGAAGGTTACTACGTACAACCAACTGTTTTAAAAGGTGATAACAAAATGAGAGTGTTCCAAGAAGAAATTTTTGGGCCTGTTGTAGCCTTAACAACTTTTAAAACAACAGAAGAAGCTATTGCTATTGCAAACGACACTCCTTACGGATTAGGTGCTGGTGTTTGGTCTAGAGACGCCCACGAATTATACCAAGTACCACGAGCTATACAAGCAGGTAGAGTTTGGGTAAACCAATACAACACCTACCCTGCACACGCTCCTTTTGGTGGTGTTAAAGAATCTGGTTTCGGACGTGAAAATCACAAAATGGCTTTAGATCACTACCGTGTTGTAAAAAACATGTTAATCTCTTATGACAAGAAACCAATGGGCTTCTTTTAA
- a CDS encoding peroxiredoxin-like family protein yields MESTKNKGELDALLAVKRKEGALKYGKEKNQLYSDGIDAVATSGILESALNVGDKAPNFTLKNALNQTVSLYDDLKNGPVVLTWYRGGWCPYCNITLHYLQEKLPEFKKAGATLMALTPELPDNSLSTSEKNKLGFNVLSDIGNTVAKNYGIVFQLIEKVAVVYESGFGLSKVNGDNSNELPLAATYVIDTNGIIQYAFLDADYRERAEPSAILDALNKLK; encoded by the coding sequence ATGGAATCAACAAAAAATAAAGGCGAATTAGATGCATTGTTAGCTGTAAAACGTAAAGAGGGTGCTCTTAAATATGGTAAAGAAAAAAATCAACTGTATTCAGATGGTATTGATGCTGTAGCTACTTCTGGTATTTTAGAAAGTGCTTTAAACGTGGGTGATAAAGCCCCTAATTTTACACTAAAAAATGCGTTGAACCAAACGGTTAGTTTATATGATGATTTAAAAAACGGGCCTGTAGTTTTAACTTGGTACAGAGGTGGTTGGTGTCCTTATTGCAACATCACTTTACACTATTTACAAGAAAAATTACCAGAATTTAAAAAAGCAGGTGCAACACTTATGGCTTTAACACCTGAGCTGCCAGATAATTCTTTAAGTACTTCAGAAAAAAATAAACTAGGTTTTAACGTTTTAAGTGATATTGGCAATACCGTTGCAAAAAATTACGGAATTGTATTTCAATTAATAGAAAAAGTGGCAGTAGTTTATGAAAGTGGCTTTGGTTTAAGTAAAGTAAACGGAGATAATAGCAACGAGTTACCTTTAGCAGCTACCTACGTTATTGATACTAACGGAATTATTCAGTATGCTTTTTTAGATGCCGATTATAGAGAAAGAGCAGAACCATCTGCTATTTTAGATGCCCTAAACAAGTTAAAATAA
- a CDS encoding DsbA family protein has translation MKEKLKIDIVSDVVCPWCTIGYKRLEKAIVELGLTEQVDIEWQPFELNPNMPVEGQNLDEHITEKYGSTPEQQKDSKLMMSEAGEELDFTFDYFDEMRMVNTFDAHVLLEYAKDFGKQTELKMCLTTAFFSERKDVSKRDILKQALLAVGLNADEGIAKLDNENARKEVRTKQDYWKSLGVNSVPTIVFNRKSAVTGAQPVATFKQVLTELMKEQQTV, from the coding sequence ATGAAAGAAAAATTAAAAATAGATATCGTATCAGATGTTGTGTGTCCTTGGTGTACTATTGGATATAAACGTTTAGAAAAAGCAATTGTAGAACTTGGTCTTACAGAACAAGTAGACATAGAATGGCAACCATTTGAGTTGAACCCTAATATGCCTGTTGAAGGTCAAAATTTAGATGAACATATTACAGAAAAATATGGATCTACCCCAGAACAACAAAAAGATTCTAAATTAATGATGTCTGAAGCTGGGGAAGAGCTTGATTTTACTTTCGATTATTTTGATGAAATGCGCATGGTAAACACTTTTGATGCGCATGTTTTATTAGAGTATGCTAAAGATTTTGGAAAACAAACAGAATTAAAAATGTGTTTAACAACTGCCTTTTTTAGTGAACGTAAAGATGTTTCTAAAAGAGATATTTTAAAACAAGCCTTATTAGCTGTTGGTTTAAATGCAGATGAAGGAATTGCAAAGCTAGATAATGAAAATGCTAGAAAAGAAGTAAGAACCAAACAAGATTACTGGAAAAGCTTAGGTGTTAATTCTGTACCAACAATTGTCTTTAATAGAAAAAGTGCAGTAACTGGTGCACAACCGGTAGCTACTTTTAAACAAGTACTTACAGAATTAATGAAAGAACAGCAAACAGTTTAA
- a CDS encoding aldo/keto reductase, with amino-acid sequence MKNRTLGNNGFEVSEVGLGCWQIGANWGNEIDKNNAFKILNEAVDNGVTFFDTADVYGDGRSEKLIGEFLKNSKANIKVATKFGRAANVFPNNYSEQALRDSVEASLKRLNVDAIDLLQLHCIPTVELKKGEIFDWLRSLKKEGKIVHFGASVESVEEGLICLEQDKLQSLQVIYNIFRQKLTHNLLPQAKKKGVGIIVRLPLASGLLTGKFTQETKFLENDHRNFNRNGDAFNVGETFAGLPFDVGVKLTDELKAFCPENMTIGEMALRWILNHEEISTIIPGASSPKHISKNTKASDSTPLPTELMNKLEEFYTKNIHQHVRGVY; translated from the coding sequence ATGAAAAATAGAACATTAGGAAATAACGGTTTTGAGGTTAGTGAAGTTGGTTTAGGTTGTTGGCAAATTGGAGCTAATTGGGGCAATGAAATCGATAAGAATAACGCTTTTAAAATACTTAATGAAGCTGTTGATAATGGTGTTACATTTTTTGATACGGCAGATGTTTATGGAGATGGAAGAAGTGAAAAGTTAATAGGAGAGTTTTTAAAAAACTCTAAAGCTAATATTAAAGTTGCTACAAAATTTGGACGAGCAGCTAATGTATTCCCTAATAATTATAGCGAACAAGCATTAAGAGACAGTGTAGAAGCCTCTTTAAAACGCTTAAATGTAGACGCTATTGATTTATTACAATTACACTGTATACCAACTGTTGAACTAAAAAAAGGAGAAATTTTTGATTGGTTAAGATCCTTAAAAAAAGAAGGAAAAATAGTTCATTTTGGAGCGAGTGTAGAAAGTGTAGAGGAAGGTTTAATATGTCTCGAACAAGATAAACTACAATCACTACAAGTAATTTATAATATATTTAGACAAAAATTAACTCATAATTTATTACCACAAGCCAAGAAAAAAGGGGTAGGAATTATTGTTCGTTTACCACTAGCAAGCGGCTTACTTACTGGTAAATTTACACAAGAAACCAAGTTTTTAGAAAACGATCATAGAAATTTTAATAGAAACGGAGATGCATTTAATGTGGGGGAAACTTTTGCAGGACTTCCATTTGATGTTGGTGTTAAATTAACTGATGAATTAAAAGCATTTTGTCCAGAAAACATGACTATAGGAGAAATGGCGCTTCGCTGGATTTTAAATCATGAAGAAATATCAACCATAATCCCTGGAGCAAGCTCACCTAAACATATTTCTAAAAATACTAAAGCAAGTGATTCAACACCACTTCCAACAGAATTAATGAACAAATTAGAGGAATTTTACACAAAAAATATTCACCAACATGTTCGTGGAGTATATTAA
- a CDS encoding peptidylprolyl isomerase produces the protein MSQVKANNTVKVHYTGKLADGQVFDTSEGKEPIEFVLGQGRLIPGFEQGLIDMKLNEKKTISIAKEEAYGEVNEQLIQEIERANLPQDMEPKVGMGLVSKSPEGQEMNLMIIEVKEESVVIDGNHPLAGRDLVFDLEVVGIKETEVTE, from the coding sequence ATGAGTCAAGTAAAAGCGAATAATACAGTAAAAGTACATTATACAGGTAAATTAGCAGACGGACAAGTTTTTGATACCTCTGAAGGAAAAGAGCCTATAGAATTTGTTTTAGGACAAGGAAGATTAATTCCTGGTTTTGAACAAGGTTTAATTGACATGAAATTGAATGAAAAGAAAACCATTTCTATTGCTAAAGAAGAAGCTTATGGTGAAGTAAATGAGCAATTAATTCAAGAAATTGAAAGAGCAAATCTTCCACAAGATATGGAGCCAAAAGTTGGTATGGGATTGGTTTCTAAGTCTCCAGAAGGACAAGAAATGAATTTAATGATTATAGAGGTAAAAGAAGAAAGTGTTGTTATAGATGGTAACCATCCTTTAGCAGGTAGAGATCTTGTTTTTGACCTTGAAGTAGTAGGAATTAAAGAAACTGAAGTTACAGAATAA